One genomic region from Bufo bufo chromosome 3, aBufBuf1.1, whole genome shotgun sequence encodes:
- the LOC120994134 gene encoding olfactory receptor 52A1-like translates to MANSTFYPTDFILVGIPGLEHEHIWISIPFCIMYVLALLGNIMVIIVILMSPRLHQPMFIFLSMLAFNDCLLSTSISPKILSIFWFNDRAISFNGCLLQMFFIHSFTGIESGFLLSMAYDRYIAIYKPLRYNSIITTRLITRLVIVFMVRAVVLDGPCIVLIRRFPAFKTNIIAHSYCEHMAVVKLAAADIRVNSILGLFVAFTTLGFDLLFILLSYTMIFNAVFRLPSKDARLKAFNTCTPHMCVFLSFYSIAIFSFLSHRYGKKIPPYVHIIFSDSYLLVPPMLNPLIYGIKTTLIREETWKILKEKFEKNVRILNGAEKRTCHKISGIRKLNSTVSH, encoded by the coding sequence ATGGCAAATTCCACCTTCTATCCCACCGACTTCATACTGGTTGGTATTCCAGGACTAGAACATGAACATATCTGGATCTCAATCCCATTCTGTATCATGTATGTATTGGCTTTGCTGGGGAACATCATGGTGATAATTGTCATCCTCATGTCTCCAAGACTCCACCAGCCTATGTTTATATTCCTCTCTATGTTGGCATTCAATGACTGTCTTCTTTCTACAAGCATTTCCCCCAAAATCTTGTCCATCTTCTGGTTCAATGACAGAGCCATTAGCTTTAATGGGTGTCTTCTCCAGATGTTCTTCATTCACAGCTTCACCGGTATTGAATCTGGGTTCTTGCTTTCCATGGCGTATGACCGCTACATTGCTATATATAAGCCTCTCCGGTATAACTCCATAATAACCACTAGACTGATAACCAGACTGGTCATTGTGTTTATGGTCCGGGCAGTTGTTCTGGACGGCCCTTGTATTGTTTTGATCAGGAGGTTTCCTGCTTTCAAGACCAACATCATTGCACATTCCTACTGTGAGCACATGGCGGTGGTGAAGCTCGCAGCTGCTGACATCCGAGTGAACAGTATACTTGGCCTATTTGTGGCTTTCACCACCCTTGGTTTTGATTTGCTTTTCATCCTCCTATCGTATACCATGATTTTCAATGCCGTCTTCCGTCTTCCATCTAAAGACGCTCGTCTGAAAGCATTTAACACGTGTACCCCTCATATGTGCGTGTTCCTCAGCTTTTACAGTATTGCCATATTCTCTTTCTTATCCCACCGATATGGCAAGAAGATTCCTCCTTATGTCCATATTATCTTCTCTGACAGCTATCTCTTGGTTCCACCCATGCTTAACCCACTTATCTATGGAATTAAGACAACCCTGATCCGTGAGGAGACCTGGAAAATCCTaaaagaaaaatttgaaaaaaatgtaagaattttGAATGGTGCTGAGAAGAGAACCTGCCATAAGATCTCAGGAATTAGGAAATTAAACAGTACAGTGTCCCATTGA